From the genome of Parasteatoda tepidariorum isolate YZ-2023 chromosome X1, CAS_Ptep_4.0, whole genome shotgun sequence, one region includes:
- the LOC107437018 gene encoding kyphoscoliosis peptidase isoform X1, with amino-acid sequence MGCGGSRASRLVSPLSKAVITWNGTTQQPTALQLKERLRLLGTKDASVQVGQAPALSDKITQTDAVHFTEEDLETLLEDDAEEPEITDVETQTNPAFHPLGGDNVKSVLMQTDNEKSGSVKFYQKRQILDTQEINIITIDIGVQAVKPLSDHCTQTYRISLMEFESAGWRLDYTSKFGKKLGIVANQRLSKMSDFESQTDPVTRALAANAAGIEPNVFSSMDSISPIAHIHKELGTFKTSQVSKSAIHESIARLLEDVEDSMRSDSEFEGRFLGYGEPLVIKCDTGIQTDNDPITDEAPEFAARPPPCKKKEMIPCMSVFKDVDERAIETPDAATVNVRRLVKYLTADCENDIYVVRSFFRWISENITYDWRYMDIKLSAEEVLQRREGVCKDYCKLFSEMCRVASIRVKTLNGFAKGYDYRPGHQFVPGEDVTHAWNAVFLLGAWRFIDTTWGTGFTDHTGKFQQKLNEHFFLTDPEIMIWTHYPYDEMENNYSSILLFDRWQLLDVIVSLDEFNALPKVSPYFFDYNMKIRSRPQNPVIFKVHKEVKIAAHEPMRWKYKLYPADEIENASLNNYVFCQLKEDRLVGSFAVTPPVEGRYYFKVYAKPEREMKEETNLHNVVIFLLDCLVAKKYIQPFPHNEMPWGPTQCFYDYRMKMINQSGPMIVTWGGKRKLILEVKDVMLITYQLLDVESIEMDSKDIIRREDKENRVSFTFTPLRVGMYKFLIFGMPKPKQKGKWRLPLLASYLIDCKFTRQIYDEDFPPPQVKIPEKEEPPEPEKKDKRKIKIAFLR; translated from the exons GGCAGGCACCTGCACTTTCGGACAAGATTACGCAAACTGACGCAGTACACTTCACTGAAGAAGATTTAGAAACGTTGCTAGAAGATGATGCGGAAGAACCTGAAATTACTGATGTCGAAACTCAAACCAATCCTGCTTTTCATCCTTTGGGAGGCGACAATGTCAAG AGTGTTTTGATGCAGACCGACAACGAGAAAAGTGGAAGTGTGAAATTCTACCAGAAGCGTCAGATTTTAGATACCCAAGAAATCAATATAATTACCATTGATATCGGAGTTCAAGCAGTTAAACCACTTAGTGACCACTGCACTCAG ACGTATCGCATTTCTCTTATGGAGTTTGAAAGCGCGGGTTGGAGATTAGACTACACctcaaaatttggaaaaaaattaggtaTTGTTGCGAATCAGCGTTTATCAAAAATGTCTGATTTTGAATCACAAACGGATCCTGTTACGAGAGCCCTGGCAGCCAACGCTGCGGGAATCGAACCCAATGTTTTCTCATCAATGGATAGTATATCACCTATAGCTCATATACACAAAGAGCTTGGAACCTTCAAAACATCCCaa gTGTCAAAATCAGCCATTCACGAAAGTATTGCTCGACTTTTAGAGGATGTTGAAGATTCTATGCGAAGTGATTCAGAGTTTGAGGGTCGATTTCTAGGATATGGTGAGCCTTTAGTGATTAAATGTGATACAGGAATTCAAACAGATAATGATCCGATTACAGACGAAGCACCAGAATTTGCTGCTAGACCACCTCCttgcaagaaaaaagaaatgattccGTGTATGTCTGTTTTCAAAGATGTTGATGAACGGGCGATAGAA ACACCTGATGCAGCAACTGTGAATGTTCGACGACTTGTCAAATATCTAACAGCAGACtgtgaaaatgatatttatgtGGTGAGgtctttttttcgatggatttcaGAAAATATCAC ATATGATTGGAGGTATATGGATATTAAACTATCTGCAGAAGAGGTTCTTCAAAGACGAGAAGGTGTTTGTAAAGATTACTGCAAgcttttttcagaaatgtgtAG ggTAGCAAGCATAAGGGTGAAAACATTGAATGGATTCGCTAAGGGTTATGATTATAGACCGGGCCATCAGTTCGTTCCTGGTGAGGATGTCACCCATGCCTGGAATGCTGTTTTTTTACTTGGAGCTTGGCGTTTTATCGACACTACTTGGGGAACTG GTTTTACAGATCATACCGGAAAATTTCAGCAGAAATTAAACGAACATTTCTTCCTAACGGACCCAGAGATAATGATTTGGACGCATTATCCGTAtgatgaaatggaaaataactATAGCAG cattttattatttgacaGGTGGCAGCTTCTTGATGTAATCGTAAGCTTGGATGAATTTAACGCTTTACCTAAAGTGTCTCCTTACTTCTTTGATTACAACATGAAAATAAGATCTCGGCCACAAAAtcctgttatttttaaa GTTCACAAAGAAGTTAAAATTGCAGCTCATGAACCAATGAGATGGAAGTACAAACTATATCCAGCGgatgaaattgaaaatgctTCGCTTAATAATTACGTTTTTTGCCAACTCAAAGAAGACAGACTGGTTGGATCTTTTGCTGTTACACCTCCTGTTGAAGGACGTTACTATTTCAAA gTTTACGCCAAACCCGAAAGGGAAATGAAAGAAGAAACAAACCTGCACAatgtagttatatttttattggacTGTTTAGtagcgaaaaaatatattcagccTTTTCCACACAATGAAATGCCTTGGGGACCAACTCAATGTTTCTATGATTATCGTATGAAAATGATAAACCAAAGTGGACCTATGATTGTTACTTGGGGTgggaaaagaaaacttattctTGAGGTAAAAGATGTGATGCTCATTACTTACCAATTATTGGATGTCGAAAGCATAGAAATGGACTCCAAAGATATCATTCGCCGAGAAGACAAAGAAAATCGCGTTAGTTTTACATTTACACCACTTCGTGTAGGTATGTACAAGTTCCTCATATTTGGAATGCcgaaaccaaaacaaaaaggTAAATGGCGTTTACCTCTCTTAGCATCATACCTCATTGATTGTAAATTCACTCGACAAATTTATGATGAAGATTTTCCCCCACCACAAGTTAAAATACCAGAAAAAGAAGAACCACCAGAACCAGAGAAAAaggacaaaagaaaaattaaaattgcttttctcCGGTGA
- the LOC107437018 gene encoding kyphoscoliosis peptidase isoform X2 yields the protein MGCGGSRASRLVSPLSKAVITWNGTTQQPTALQLKERLRLLGTKDASVQVGQAPALSDKITQTDAVHFTEEDLETLLEDDAEEPEITDVETQTNPAFHPLGGDNVKSVLMQTDNEKSGSVKFYQKRQILDTQEINIITIDIGVQAVKPLSDHCTQTYRISLMEFESAGWRLDYTSKFGKKLGIVANQRLSKMSDFESQTDPVTRALAANAAGIEPNVFSSMDSISPIAHIHKELGTFKTSQVSKSAIHESIARLLEDVEDSMRSDSEFEGRFLGYGEPLVIKCDTGIQTDNDPITDEAPEFAARPPPCKKKEMIPCMSVFKDVDERAIETPDAATVNVRRLVKYLTADCENDIYVVRSFFRWISENITYDWRYMDIKLSAEEVLQRREGVCKDYCKLFSEMCRVASIRVKTLNGFAKGYDYRPGHQFVPGEDVTHAWNAVFLLGAWRFIDTTWGTGFTDHTGKFQQKLNEHFFLTDPEIMIWTHYPYDEMENNYSRWQLLDVIVSLDEFNALPKVSPYFFDYNMKIRSRPQNPVIFKVHKEVKIAAHEPMRWKYKLYPADEIENASLNNYVFCQLKEDRLVGSFAVTPPVEGRYYFKVYAKPEREMKEETNLHNVVIFLLDCLVAKKYIQPFPHNEMPWGPTQCFYDYRMKMINQSGPMIVTWGGKRKLILEVKDVMLITYQLLDVESIEMDSKDIIRREDKENRVSFTFTPLRVGMYKFLIFGMPKPKQKGKWRLPLLASYLIDCKFTRQIYDEDFPPPQVKIPEKEEPPEPEKKDKRKIKIAFLR from the exons GGCAGGCACCTGCACTTTCGGACAAGATTACGCAAACTGACGCAGTACACTTCACTGAAGAAGATTTAGAAACGTTGCTAGAAGATGATGCGGAAGAACCTGAAATTACTGATGTCGAAACTCAAACCAATCCTGCTTTTCATCCTTTGGGAGGCGACAATGTCAAG AGTGTTTTGATGCAGACCGACAACGAGAAAAGTGGAAGTGTGAAATTCTACCAGAAGCGTCAGATTTTAGATACCCAAGAAATCAATATAATTACCATTGATATCGGAGTTCAAGCAGTTAAACCACTTAGTGACCACTGCACTCAG ACGTATCGCATTTCTCTTATGGAGTTTGAAAGCGCGGGTTGGAGATTAGACTACACctcaaaatttggaaaaaaattaggtaTTGTTGCGAATCAGCGTTTATCAAAAATGTCTGATTTTGAATCACAAACGGATCCTGTTACGAGAGCCCTGGCAGCCAACGCTGCGGGAATCGAACCCAATGTTTTCTCATCAATGGATAGTATATCACCTATAGCTCATATACACAAAGAGCTTGGAACCTTCAAAACATCCCaa gTGTCAAAATCAGCCATTCACGAAAGTATTGCTCGACTTTTAGAGGATGTTGAAGATTCTATGCGAAGTGATTCAGAGTTTGAGGGTCGATTTCTAGGATATGGTGAGCCTTTAGTGATTAAATGTGATACAGGAATTCAAACAGATAATGATCCGATTACAGACGAAGCACCAGAATTTGCTGCTAGACCACCTCCttgcaagaaaaaagaaatgattccGTGTATGTCTGTTTTCAAAGATGTTGATGAACGGGCGATAGAA ACACCTGATGCAGCAACTGTGAATGTTCGACGACTTGTCAAATATCTAACAGCAGACtgtgaaaatgatatttatgtGGTGAGgtctttttttcgatggatttcaGAAAATATCAC ATATGATTGGAGGTATATGGATATTAAACTATCTGCAGAAGAGGTTCTTCAAAGACGAGAAGGTGTTTGTAAAGATTACTGCAAgcttttttcagaaatgtgtAG ggTAGCAAGCATAAGGGTGAAAACATTGAATGGATTCGCTAAGGGTTATGATTATAGACCGGGCCATCAGTTCGTTCCTGGTGAGGATGTCACCCATGCCTGGAATGCTGTTTTTTTACTTGGAGCTTGGCGTTTTATCGACACTACTTGGGGAACTG GTTTTACAGATCATACCGGAAAATTTCAGCAGAAATTAAACGAACATTTCTTCCTAACGGACCCAGAGATAATGATTTGGACGCATTATCCGTAtgatgaaatggaaaataactATAGCAG GTGGCAGCTTCTTGATGTAATCGTAAGCTTGGATGAATTTAACGCTTTACCTAAAGTGTCTCCTTACTTCTTTGATTACAACATGAAAATAAGATCTCGGCCACAAAAtcctgttatttttaaa GTTCACAAAGAAGTTAAAATTGCAGCTCATGAACCAATGAGATGGAAGTACAAACTATATCCAGCGgatgaaattgaaaatgctTCGCTTAATAATTACGTTTTTTGCCAACTCAAAGAAGACAGACTGGTTGGATCTTTTGCTGTTACACCTCCTGTTGAAGGACGTTACTATTTCAAA gTTTACGCCAAACCCGAAAGGGAAATGAAAGAAGAAACAAACCTGCACAatgtagttatatttttattggacTGTTTAGtagcgaaaaaatatattcagccTTTTCCACACAATGAAATGCCTTGGGGACCAACTCAATGTTTCTATGATTATCGTATGAAAATGATAAACCAAAGTGGACCTATGATTGTTACTTGGGGTgggaaaagaaaacttattctTGAGGTAAAAGATGTGATGCTCATTACTTACCAATTATTGGATGTCGAAAGCATAGAAATGGACTCCAAAGATATCATTCGCCGAGAAGACAAAGAAAATCGCGTTAGTTTTACATTTACACCACTTCGTGTAGGTATGTACAAGTTCCTCATATTTGGAATGCcgaaaccaaaacaaaaaggTAAATGGCGTTTACCTCTCTTAGCATCATACCTCATTGATTGTAAATTCACTCGACAAATTTATGATGAAGATTTTCCCCCACCACAAGTTAAAATACCAGAAAAAGAAGAACCACCAGAACCAGAGAAAAaggacaaaagaaaaattaaaattgcttttctcCGGTGA